One genomic segment of Armatimonadota bacterium includes these proteins:
- a CDS encoding AbrB/MazE/SpoVT family DNA-binding domain-containing protein — translation MGNADRQTAYPARLTQKSQVGVPAAVREQLALKPGDRGVWILREDEAVLVSTRRYAEMTAGILAGTYGRSPEEIRGYLDREREGWP, via the coding sequence ATGGGTAATGCAGATAGGCAGACCGCCTACCCAGCCAGGCTCACTCAGAAGTCGCAGGTCGGCGTCCCGGCCGCGGTGCGCGAGCAGCTGGCGCTCAAGCCCGGAGACCGGGGCGTGTGGATCCTGCGTGAGGACGAGGCCGTCTTGGTCAGCACCCGCCGCTACGCCGAGATGACGGCGGGTATCCTCGCAGGCACCTACGGCCGCAGCCCGGAAGAGATCCGCGGCTACCTCGATCGGGAACGCGAAGGGTGGCCGTAG
- a CDS encoding type II toxin-antitoxin system PemK/MazF family toxin, protein MIVCDRGDVVLVGFVFADEAGRKLRPAVVVSARAYHQARRDLIVAAITSNVHRRLPGDHLIAGWKEAGLLFPSVATGIVRTIKGDMVHRKLGSMPKADMEAIGRDLRWSLDLEQ, encoded by the coding sequence ATGATCGTCTGTGATCGGGGTGACGTCGTTCTAGTAGGGTTCGTGTTCGCCGATGAGGCGGGGAGGAAACTGCGCCCCGCCGTCGTGGTCAGCGCGCGCGCCTATCACCAGGCCCGGCGCGACCTCATCGTAGCCGCCATCACCAGCAACGTGCACCGCCGGCTTCCCGGCGATCACCTGATCGCAGGGTGGAAGGAAGCCGGGCTGCTCTTTCCGTCCGTAGCGACGGGGATCGTCCGCACCATCAAGGGGGACATGGTGCACCGGAAGCTGGGTTCCATGCCGAAGGCGGACATGGAAGCGATCGGCCGCGATCTGCGGTGGTCGCTCGATCTCGAGCAGTGA
- a CDS encoding type II toxin-antitoxin system VapC family toxin — MRADTERFLDALRPHTVVAVDSDILIYHLEGLASYVDLTMALLTRLAEEEFRLVVSTVSVGEILAGPRLARDEAKAARAAAFLRGLPNATLADVTVPIAERAARLRALGLRMPDALVLGTVMVHGAGALVTNGPVFRRPIPDTPEVILLDDYV; from the coding sequence GTGAGGGCCGACACGGAGCGTTTCCTGGACGCGCTTCGGCCTCACACCGTGGTTGCGGTGGACTCCGACATCCTCATCTACCACCTGGAGGGTCTGGCATCATACGTGGATCTCACGATGGCGCTCTTGACCCGCCTGGCCGAGGAGGAGTTCCGCCTGGTCGTCTCAACGGTGTCGGTCGGTGAGATTCTGGCCGGTCCGCGCCTGGCACGGGACGAGGCGAAGGCGGCGCGGGCAGCGGCGTTCCTCCGCGGGCTACCCAATGCGACCCTGGCCGATGTCACAGTGCCGATCGCCGAACGGGCGGCCCGGCTCCGGGCGCTCGGCCTGCGCATGCCGGACGCGCTGGTCCTGGGCACGGTCATGGTGCACGGCGCAGGCGCGCTCGTCACAAACGGCCCTGTCTTCCGGAGGCCGATCCCCGATACTCCAGAGGTTATCCTGCTGGATGACTACGTGTAG